Proteins co-encoded in one Nitratireductor kimnyeongensis genomic window:
- a CDS encoding cytochrome-c peroxidase, producing the protein MKTARRHVAMGALCGLLALSACDAGKLSEDEKAKIASLSIDALAPVPPAPGNRFSDDPQAADFGRLLFFDEGLSGTGTISCATCHIPDQQFQDGRPRGVGSDETDRRTMPLEGVAWNIWQFWDGRRDSLWAQALTPLEDPREHGGDRTAYARHIAEAYAGTYQQIFGSLPDFSQMPENASPLGTEAERAEWSAMKPGQQEAVNRVFSNIGKAIEAFERTLVPSETRFDRFARAIMAGNEPEGDAAFSDLELEGLRLFIGKANCLECHNGPRFTDDHFHNTGVPPVAGLPEDLGRALGVSAVQADPFNCLGRYSDAAPDACEALRFMKRDAAAMERAYKTPSLRGVAGRPPYMHAGQIATLDAVIDHYSSAPDAASGQSEIRGVVFTDRGRQALIAFLKTLDATPASDP; encoded by the coding sequence ATGAAGACGGCGCGCCGCCATGTTGCAATGGGCGCGCTGTGCGGACTGCTTGCGCTATCGGCCTGCGATGCGGGTAAGCTGAGCGAAGACGAGAAGGCGAAGATCGCATCGCTTTCCATCGATGCGCTGGCTCCCGTTCCACCTGCACCGGGAAATCGCTTTTCAGACGATCCTCAGGCAGCGGATTTCGGCCGCCTGCTTTTTTTCGATGAGGGGTTGAGCGGGACCGGAACCATCTCCTGCGCCACATGCCACATTCCCGATCAGCAGTTTCAGGACGGCCGCCCGCGCGGTGTCGGATCCGATGAAACAGATCGACGCACCATGCCGCTTGAGGGGGTTGCATGGAATATCTGGCAATTCTGGGACGGCAGGCGTGACAGTCTATGGGCGCAGGCGCTCACCCCCCTCGAGGACCCGCGCGAACACGGAGGCGACCGGACGGCATATGCGCGCCACATCGCCGAGGCGTATGCCGGAACGTATCAGCAGATTTTCGGGTCCTTGCCAGACTTTTCGCAAATGCCGGAGAATGCCAGCCCGCTTGGTACAGAGGCCGAGCGCGCAGAGTGGTCTGCGATGAAACCGGGGCAGCAGGAAGCGGTCAACCGGGTGTTTTCCAATATCGGCAAGGCGATTGAGGCCTTCGAGCGTACGCTGGTGCCATCCGAAACCCGTTTCGACCGTTTTGCACGGGCCATTATGGCGGGGAACGAGCCAGAAGGGGACGCGGCTTTCAGCGATCTGGAGCTCGAGGGGCTGCGGCTCTTCATCGGCAAGGCCAATTGTCTCGAATGCCACAACGGCCCGCGTTTCACGGACGACCATTTTCACAACACGGGTGTCCCGCCTGTCGCAGGGTTGCCGGAGGATCTGGGGCGGGCGTTGGGTGTCTCTGCAGTACAAGCCGACCCGTTCAACTGTCTGGGGCGCTACAGCGACGCAGCTCCGGATGCATGTGAAGCCCTGCGCTTCATGAAGCGCGACGCGGCGGCGATGGAACGGGCCTACAAGACGCCCTCCCTGCGTGGTGTGGCGGGCCGTCCGCCCTATATGCATGCCGGGCAGATCGCCACCTTGGATGCCGTGATCGACCACTACAGCAGCGCTCCCGATGCGGCCTCGGGGCAAAGTGAAATTCGCGGTGTGGTGTTCACGGATCGCGGGCGGCAGGCGCTGATTGCCTTCCTCAAGACACTGGATGCAACGCCCGCTAGCGAT
- a CDS encoding FixH family protein, producing MPFQDKTGSRRFVLASVGLFMAVAAIYAAYRLFTPPAPEIDVAYNTVSRDGIYQVMFETEAQPIPVNETHDWVVTITTPDGTPVTDASLSIDGGMPAHGHGLPTEPQMAENLGDGQYRVEGLRFNMGGHWEIRIGISADPGLDEAVFNLEL from the coding sequence ATGCCGTTTCAGGACAAAACCGGGTCGAGGCGTTTCGTGCTTGCGAGTGTCGGGCTTTTCATGGCGGTTGCCGCAATCTATGCGGCGTACCGGCTCTTCACGCCACCCGCACCCGAGATCGACGTCGCCTACAACACGGTGAGCAGGGATGGCATTTATCAGGTCATGTTCGAGACCGAAGCCCAGCCCATCCCTGTCAACGAAACCCATGATTGGGTGGTGACGATCACCACGCCTGACGGCACGCCGGTCACCGACGCCTCCCTGTCCATCGATGGCGGGATGCCGGCCCATGGCCACGGCCTGCCGACCGAACCGCAGATGGCGGAAAATCTGGGAGATGGGCAGTACCGGGTGGAAGGACTACGCTTCAATATGGGCGGGCATTGGGAAATCCGCATCGGAATCTCGGCCGATCCGGGGCTCGACGAGGCGGTCTTCAATCTGGAACTCTGA